The nucleotide sequence GGCGAGTCACTCACCAGCGAGGAGCTCCAGGCCAGCGGCTTCCACCCCAGGGAGGCCATTCTCCTGTCCTTCGACGGAGACCCCCGCTTCGGCGCGCTCATGATCACCGACACCCCGGGAGCCTGCGCCCGGTTCCAGCAGGGCAAGCTGGCCCGGTGGGAGAAGGGCATCACCTTCGAGCTGGGCAAGGCGGATGGCTACACGGAGGACCAGATGGAGGCGAATGCCCTCCCGCTCGACGCGGGCTTCTACAAGGTCGTCCACCACGACGACACCTCGTCGGGTCCCTTCCAGGACCGCTGGACCATCGTCTTCACCACCGAGCGTGACGGCGCGTGCAACAACACGAGCACCCTCGGCTCCGCCCTGAATGGCGGCGTCTACCTCCACTCGCTCGACATGAGCACCGGCGGAGGAGGCGAGGGTGCGTACTACGTGTCCTTCTCTTCGCAGCAGCAGCGCTTCGGCGTCCTCGAAGCCACTCGCTGCATGATCGACATCGAAGAGCTTCCGCCCGAGTTCATCTGCGAGTAGCCGCTGAGACTTCGCCCCCGGACGTCGGTGGTCCGGGGGACGAAGCCCGTGTCAGCCGGGGCCGGAAGGTGTACGGCTCCCCACGCCGAGTCCCCATCCCAGCAGGGCCACGTCCTGCCCCCATGGCGCAACCAGCTGAACGCCCACCGACAGCGCACCGAGCGGACGCGGAAGGCACAGCGTCGGCGCGCCCAGCAGACTCCACGGCGCGGTGATGCGCAGCACCGCGCGCCGCACCGGCAGCGCTCCTTCCGCGACGTCGACTTCTTCCTGGTCGAACCGTGGCGCCACGTCCGGCACCGCGGGGCCGAGCAGGATGTCCACCTCGTTGAACAGCGCCCCCAGGCGCGTGCGGTACGCCTCCCGCCGGGCGCGCGCGGCGGCCACGTCCGCTTCACTCAGCGCCGCGCCCGCGCGCAGGTTCGTCTCCGTGGCGGCGATGAAGCCTGGCGCTTCGCTCTTCAAGGCCAGCGCATGCACCGCCGCCGCCTCACTCAACACGATGGGGGTGTACGCATCCATGACGTCGGGGAAGGACACCCGTGAGACTCGCGCGCCGAGCGCCGCAAGCCTCGCTGCCTCCGCCTCCACCACGGCCCAGACGCCCGGGGTGACCCAGGCGGAGACGTCCCACACGCCCACGCGCACGCCGGCCCACTCCCGCGGAGCCACGGCCTCGCTCGTCAAGGCGCTGTGCACGCGAACCACTCCGCGCACGTCCCGCGCGAGCGGGCCCGTGTGGTCGCAGGTGGAGCTGAGCGGCAGGACGCCCTCGGTGGGCCACGCGGCGCTGCCCTTCGTGGGCTTGAAGCCCACCACACCGCACCACGCCGCTGGCACGCGGATGCTGCCCCCCGTATCCGTGCCGAGCGCGAAGTCCACCTCGCCCGTCGCGACGCTCACGGCCGCACCGCCGCTGGAGCCACCCGCCACCCGCGTCGTGTCCAGCGGGTTGCGCGTTCCGCCGAAGGCATTCGCACCGGTGATGCCGAGCGCCACCTCGTGCAGGTGCGTCTTGCCGAGGAGCGTCGCCCCGAGCCCCAGGAGGCGGGCCACCAGCGGACTGGCACCCACTTCGGGCAGGACGGCCCGTGAGCTGCCCCGGAGCGGCCAGCCCGGCACCCCGTACAGGTCCTTCGCGCTGAACGTCAGGCCCGCGAGCGGCCCTTCCGCCGCGCCACGAAGGGGAGCATCCGGGCGGTACGCCCACGCCCCGTGAGGATCCATCGTCATGCCCGGAGTGTACCGGACGCGGTGGGGAAGGCCGCCCCCTGAAGCCATGCGCCCCTCGACTCGCCGACGTCTTGCATCGGAGCGCGTCCTCGCTGAGCATCCACCCGTGTCTTCGCGTCCCTTCGAGCCGTTCCGCTGCTCTCACGCGTCCCCGGTGGACTGGCCTTGAGCGCAGGCACGGGTTCCCCTCCGCGTCGCGTCCTGGCCGACGTCTTCGCACGCACGCGCATCCATGATGGAGCGCTCGTGCTCGGCGCCGCGCTGTCCACCGCGTTGCTTGCGCAGGTCGCCATCACGGTGCCGGGCTCCCCGGTGCCCATCACGGGCCAGACGCTCGCCGTCGTCTTCACGGCCGCCGCGCTCGGACCCGTGCGCGGCGTGGCCGGGCAGCTCGCCTACCTCCTGCTCGGCGTGGTGGGACTGCCGTTCTTCTCCAAGGGGGCCAGCGGCCTGGCGCCGGTGCTCGGGCCGACGGGCGGCTACCTGGTGGGCTTCCTCCCCGCGGCCTTCCTCGTGGGGCTCGCGGCGCGGCACGGCTTCGACCGGCTGCCGTGGAAGGCGGTACCGCTCTTCTTCGCGGGCCAGCTCGTCATCCTGGCCATCGGCGTGCCCTGGCTCTGCGTAGCGGCCTCACTCGACTTCTCCACGGCCCTCCAGAAGGGCTTCCTGCCCTTCCTCCCCGGTGGGGCCCTCAAGGCAGCCATCGCAGGCCTGGGGATGCCCCTCGCCTGGAGGCTCGTGAGGACTCGCGAGCCATGAAGGTGCGTGTGCTTCGGTGGCGCCTTGGTGTAGAGGCGGCCCGCTCGCCTGGATACCGGGCTGGCATGGAAGCGGGAGGAGGGCGCTGGTGGTAGAAGCAAGGCGGATGAGCGCTTCCGACGCGCTGGTGCGTTCCGTCGCACTCGCGCGCACCCAAAGTGATTCCGATGGGGCCGTCGCTGATGCCGAGCGGCGGCTGCTCGCATTGCTCGACGAGATCTCCGCCCTCGACCTGGAGGTGGAGACCCTTGCCTCGGAGCTGGCCGCGTTCTCCGCGCGCTACGAGCGTGAGCTGTCGGCCGCCTTTGCCCGACTCGAGCGGCATGAGCGCGTGGTTCGACGACTCCAGGCCCTGCAGGACGAGCTGGTGCGGCTCGACGCCGAGCTGCGCACGCCGAAGCCGCCTGTGCGCAAGTCGCGCAAGCCCACACGGTCGCATCGGCTCTTGAGGGACGCGGCGGAGGACGAGACGGAAGGCGAGCGCCCCTGGACGCCCGGCGCCACGCTCGACGACGAGGTGCCCGAGCCGCTCCCGCCCCCTCCGGACCTCGCTTCCGAGGCGCAGAGCCTCAAGCGGCTCTATCGCAAGCTCGCGCGACTGCTCCACCCGGACCTCGCCCGAACGGAGGAGGAGCGGCATCGGCTCCACCAGCTGATGATCCAGGTCAACCTCGCCTTCGAGAAGGGTGACCGGACCGCGCTGGAGCTCTTCCTCGTTCGCGTGGACCGGGGCGAGATGCTCGACGCGGCGGTGTCCGTGGACGAGCGGCTCTCGCACCTGGAGAAGCGCATCACCGCCCTGGCACCCGTGCGCCGCTCGCTGCTCGCGGACCTTGGCCGCCTGCGCGAGTCGTCCACCTTTCGTCTCCATGCCGAATGGACGGGGCTCCAGGAGCTGGGCCGCGACTACTTCCAGGAGACCCTCACCGAGCTCGCCGAGGACGCCGAGCGCACGATGCGCGACGCCCTGGCGCGCATGGGCCGGCTCGACCGGGCGGCCCGGGAGCTGACCGCGTTGAAGCAATCGCTCACCGAAGCGAAGCCCGAAGGGGCGCTGCGCACCTTCGACCCCATTCTCGAGAGCCCTCTCGTGCGCAAGGGCGCGGAGCGTCTCGAGCGCCAGCGGGCCTCGTCCCAGGCCCGCACGCTCGCGCAGACGCTGGAGGAGGCGGTGGAGCAGGCGCCGTGGGAGGCCACGCTGGTGTTGATGGCCTTCTTCGCCGAGCGCGCGGGGCGTCCCCCCGACGCGCTCTCCAGCCAGGAGGGCTGGGCCGCGCGCTACGCCGCCGTGGCCGCGGCGTGGCCGGAGGCCCCCTCCTTCGAGGAGCTGCTCACCCGGCTGCCGCCTCCGCTCGAGCTCGGGCTCCGCTTCCAGGGCGGGAAGGTGCGCTTCGGGCTCCAGCTCAAGTCGGTCGAGCTGCTCGCCGGTGTGCCCATCGCGCTCGAGCGCCGCACCGTGGCGATACTGGCGCAGCGCGTGCTCGCGCACCTCGGCCCGCGTGAGCAGTGCAAGGGCTGTGGCGCGGGCGTCTTCCTCGTCCACCTGCTGCGCACCCGGGGCCTGGATGAGCTCAACGGGCTGATGTGCCCGGCCTGCGGCCACGTCGCCAAGAGCTACTTCCTCTTCAACTGGTCCGAGGGCCAGGAGGCGCTCCTGCCCTTCGCCCTGAAGGTCGGCCTCGTCGACGAGGTGGTGGTGAAGCTCGCGGGCAAGGGCATTGCCTTCCAGCTCCTGCCCGTGTCGCGCGAGGCGCTGACGGTCGGCGCGCTCAAGCAGCTCTTCTCGGACCTGTACCTCAAGCCGTACGGCATCGCGGCGGAGCACGCGGACCTGGTGGTGAAGCAGGGGACACGCGTGCTGAAGGACGAGGCCCGGGTCGAGGCCCCCGTGCTGACGCTCGGCATCCGCAAGGCGGACCGGGACTCGCTCGCGTCCGAGCTGGCCGAGGGCGAGCGGGAGCTGGTGGCGCTGCTGCGCTCGCGAATCGAGCGCCGCTTCCGTCCGGGCTAGCGCTAGGCTCTCGGGCCATGACCGACCCGAAGAGCAAGAACGACACCGGCCGTTTCGTCTGGTACGAGCTCCTCTCGACCGATCCACAAGGCGCGCTCGGCTTCTATCCCGAGGTCGTGGGCTGGACGCCCCAGGCGGCAGAAGGCGGCGGTGACTACCGGATGTGGGTCGCCAGCCAGGGCCCTCTCGGCGGCGTGGCCGCGTTGCCCGAGCCGGCGAAGAAGCTGGGCGTGCCGTCCTACTGGCAGGCGAACGTGCAGGTCGCGAACGTCGAGGAGACGATGGCGGAGGTGAAGCGCCTGGGCGGCCAGGTCCTGGTGAACCAGGACGTTCCCGCCGTGGGGCGCTTCGCGGTGATTGCGGATCCGCAGGGGGCGGTCATCGCGGTCTTCACGCCCGCCACGGACATGCCGTCGCACGACGTCACGAAGCAGGGCGAGTTCTCGTGGCACGAGCTGTACACGACCGACCAGGAGGCTGCGTTCACCTTCTATGAGCGCATCGCCGGCTGGGAGCGCCTCGGGGAGTTCGACCTGGGCCCGATGGGCAAGTACCTGCTGTGGGGCCGCAACGGCAAGCAGCTCGGCGGCATGATGACCCTGCCGAAGGGGATGAAGACACCCGATGGCCGCGACGTGCCGCCGTCGTGGATGTTCTACATCACGGTCGAGGACCTGGACGCCGCGCTCGCCCGCGCGACGGCGAAGGGGGCGCGCGTGCTCAACGGTCCGATGGAAGTCCCCGGAGGCCAGCGCATCGTGCAGCTCATGGATCCGCAGGGCGCCGCGTTCGCGCTCACCACTCCGCCAACGTCGCGGTGAGGGTGCCTGGGAGAGGCGCCTGACTCAACACATCCATCCAATAGAGGAGACCAAAGAATGGCCAGTGCCAACAGCAACAAGAAGAAGTTGTCGGCAGCGCAACGTGACGAGCTGCTCGGGGTGTTGAAGGCCCGGTTCGAGAAGAACATGAGCCGCCACAAAGGTCTCGAGTGGGCCAAGGTACAAGCAAGGCTCGAGGCCAATCCCGAGAAGCTGTGGTCGCTCAATGAGATGGAAAGAACCGGCGGCGAGCCGGATGTCGTGGGTCACGACAAGAAGACGGGCGAATACAGCTTCTATGATTGTTCAGAGGAAAGTCCCAAAGGTCGCAGAAGTGTCTGCTTCGACCGCGAGGGGCTGGAATCCAGGAAGGAAAACAGACCGGAAAACAGCGCCATGGACATGGCTGCTGCCATGGGCATCGAGCTCTTGTCGGAAGAGCAATATCGGGAGCTGCAGAAGCTTGGAGAGTTCGATGCGAAGACATCGAGCTGGGTGAAGACGCCTGCTGATATCAGGAAGCTCGGCGGTGCGCTCTTCTGCGATTTCCGCTACGGCAATGTCTTCGTGTATCACAACGGTGCACAGTCTTATTATGGCGCCAGGGCGTTCCGTGGCTCGCTACGGGTCTGACTTCCTTTCAGGGGCGCGTCATCCGAGGACGCGACGGGCGCGCCAGTACGAGGTGTCCTACCTCATGAAGCTTACGGGATGGATCGCCTCGGTCGTCACGAAGGGAGACTGGGCGCCCGAGGCGATGAGCCGTGCGTAGCGCTCACGAAGCTCGAGGTCGCGGGGGCTCGTCAGGCTGTCCGCGGCCTCGATGAACTCCGACACGCTGTCCCTCGACGCCACCGGGGGCGAACCCTCTGCGTGGACGATGGCGACGCTGGACAGGTCATGCTCCAGCAGGAGCCAGTCCTGCATCCGCGTCACCTCGACCGGGTCGGGAGTGATACCCCCTCCGAACCGGACGAGCTGCTTGACGTGCGAGTGGAGGGCCAGCGCCGCCAGGATGTTCACCGGGAAGAGCGCCAGGGTGCCCCAGACGAGCCACTTGCGCCAGGACCGTCCCCGCCCGAAGGGCAGCAGCCCCAGGGGCAGCAGCACCAGCGGCAGCGCGGCGAGCAACGCCGTACCGCCGTTGAGCAGCTTCCAGTATCGCTCGGCCGTGTAGACGCGCAGGGACTTGAGCACGTGCTCGGTCTGCCTGATGACGGGGGAGCCTTGCACCGCCGTCACGATGAAGTGGGCCGTGCAGCCCACCTGTGCGTTCGTGGCCGCGAACAGGTGGGTGCTCGTGGTGCCGAAGGAGGTGATGGAGGCTGGCGTCACCAGGTCCTCCCGCCTCCAGGCGCCCCCCTGGGAGTGGAGGAGGAGGCCGTTGTCTCCGCCCAACCACACCTCGTTGTCCCGCACGGCCACCGCTCGGAGGGTGCCCGTGACGCCCGTGGGAATGGACTGCCAGGCCGACCCATCGAAGTAGAGCGCGGTGCCGCGGGTCCCCACGGCCCACGCGGTATCCGGCGAGACGGCCCTCACCGCGATGAGCCCCTCGGTGGTGCCCGTCTCCACCCGGCGCCAACGGGCTCCATCGAAGTGGAGCGCGACGCCGCCTCCCCCGACGGCCCAGATGTTCTCCGGGCCAGTGCCGTCAATCGACAGCAGCGGAGCCTGCGTGGACGGAGTGGTGAGGGCCACCCAGCTTTCATACGGAGTCCGCTGGAAGATGCGCCCGTCCCGTCCCACCCCGAAGACCGTCCCCGCGCCGCGCTCCCTCCAGAGCGAGTAGAGCTCCGGCTGCACGCCGCCTTCGGACTCCTCCGCGCCGGTCCGTCGACGAGGGCCCTGCGGGAGAGGGGAGGGCGTCCCCGGATCCGCCGGGAGCGCGAGCAGCACTTCGTCCGGGGAGAGCGGCAGGGCGGCGGCGCCGAGGACCTCGTGGAAGGTGACATTCGGGCGGGGTTGGAAGTAGCGGCCATCCCATTGATAGGTCATTCCATGGCTCGAGATGAGCCAGGGGCTGCGCACTTCGCTGTCGACGAACCACGGGTACGCGACGCTGTCGTCGACGTCCCAGCGGCTGCTGTCGCCGGGCCCTCTCATCTCCTGCCAGGCTCCCCGGTTGAAGCTGAAGAGCATGGGGGCCTCCTCCAGGCAGATACGGCGGGGCTCGGGCCGATAGGTGGGCTGGATGAGCGCGAGCTCCTCGAGGGTGAACCCGTTCTCCCGGGCCCACTGGCCCAGCGCCGGCGAGTCGAGCGTGGGCAGCCGCGCCAGCAGGTGCTCTCTCGCAATCTGGTGGGCCAGCTCCGGTGCCCCGCCCTGGAGGAGGAGGTGGCCCACGGCGCACGCGGTGCCATGCTCGTCGATGAAGACCGGCGTGGGCTCGCAGGTGACGTGGTTGTGAGGGAACCGGCCCGCCACGCGATACGCGTGGAGGTTGCGCAGGTGCAGCGCCCGGCGCTCTCGCTGGACGGACGTCAGGTGCGACACGTCCCGCGAGCGAAGGAAGGTCTCCACGCCCGACAGCCACCGCTGGATACGGAGCGTCTCACGCGGGTCCTCGCGGTGGCCACGGGGGGCTGCTCCGGCCACCGAGGCGCAGAGCAGCCAGAGGCAGACAGAGAAGGTGCGCGTCATGACCCCGGATTAAAGCCCGGGACGCTCCCGGGCGCCATCCGCCAGGGGACGGGCGGCAGGCCTCCGCCCTGTGTCTGTCATTCGCCGCCCCTCGCGCCGTTCCGTCTCACGGGCTCAGGAACACGTTGACGACTGGGTCGTTGCCGCCGTTCCAGCCCAGCACACCCACGTACATGCCCCGGCGGCCTCCGGGGTCGGACATCGCGTCGAAGCCGGACGGGCAGGGGCTGCTGCCGCACAGCCAGCCGTGGAAGAAGATGCGCTGCCCGGTGTCGATTGCCGCCGCGATGTCCGCGCCACCGGGGCCGCACACGCCATCCGTGCTTCCAGGCGTGATGAGCGGGTGCTGGGCAACGCTGTTGAAGGCATTGGCGGCCAGGCTGGGCGCCCGCATCCAGATGGTCTCATAGCTGCACTTGTTGTACGGGCCGCGCGAGGCGAACAGGATGTAGGCGCCGCCGTGCCTCACGACGACAGGGTTCTCCACGATGCGGTCCGAGCGGAGCAGCTGCCGGCTGGTGGCATCACCGAGCACATGGGTGCCAGCCGCGTTGAGCCGGACGATGCGCAGGGACGACGGCAGCTGCTGCGTCTTGTAGAGCAGGTAGCGGGCGCCATCGTTGTCCTTGAAGCCGGAGGGGTCGATGACGCCAGCGGTCGCGATGGGGCGGTTCGGGACGGTGTCGTCGGCCGTGGGCGTGTCCGCCCGACCCGGGCACACCAGCGGTCCGCCGGGGACCGGGGTGAACGGCCCCAGGGGCGAAGTGCCGGTGGCCGCTCCGATGCATCGCTGGCCGCTGTCCAGCCCGGCGACAGGGGCGGCGAAGTATAGCACCCACTCGTTCGGGCCGATGCGCTCGAGGTCCGGTGCCCACATGCCACTGTGGGTGGCCCAGGAGGGTTTCTCATTGAGGGCCGGGCCCTCGCCCGTCCACGGGCCGGTGGCGATGTTGCCCTGGGCCGAGGGGACGTTGCTCCCGGTCGCCATGCCGTAGAACTGATCGTTGTTGTTGACCACGGAGGGGTCGGGGAAGCCATTGACGGGCGCGAAGACCGGCCGCGGAGGAGCGGCCCGGGCGGGAACGGCGCCTCCCAGGCACACGGCGAGGACGACGGCCGCGCTGGTGGCACGGCGGCGGAGTGGCTTCATGGGGTCTCCCGGGTGAGGTATCAGACGCGACTGCATTTCCTTGGAGGGACGCGCTTCCCCGGCATCTCACCGGAAATGGAAGATCGAATTCCTTTGAGATTCTTGCGGGGCAACGCCCTCCAGGGAGCATGCGGCCACGCGCCGGAAGAGGAGGTCTGCGAATGCGGTATGGGCTCGTTGCGGGAGGCGTATTGCTCCTGTTGCTGGCGCTCCTCGGGGTCGCCCTCTCACCTGGCGGCTTCGATGGAAGCAGCGCGTCCGCGCAGGCACGGGCCGCCGGCACCGGTTCGAGCGCCTCGGCGCTGGACCCGATGGCCCACGGGAGTGCCGTGCTGCACGGTCAGGTCCAGGACGCGCGGGGAGGGCCCGTGGCCGACGCCCGGGTGCTCGCCTTCGAGGAGGGGCCCGAGGAGACGCAGGAGGGACTGGAGCAGCGCGTGGCCTCGGGACTGCTGGAGGCGCCCGCGCGGGCCACCGCCACCACGGGCCCGGACGGAGCCTTCGCGCTGCGAGTCCCTGAGGGCCGCTACCACCTGCTGGCCGAGGTGCAGGGCCGCCCCGCCGCGCTCGCCCTGGCGGTGGAGCCGGGGCCTTCCGAGGTGTTCCTGGTGGTGGCGGACGGTGAGCGCCTGAAGGGCCGGGTGGTGGATGCGGTGGGCGGGGTGGCCCGGGCCCGCGTCACCGTGATGAGCCTGGCGCCCGTGCGGCCCCTGCGGGAGGTGGAGACCGACGAGACCGGCGCCTTCGAGGTGGAAGGGCTGCCCGCCCAGGCGCGCTATGGCGTGTGGGCCCGCGCGGAGGCGCACGGCGAGCGGGTGCTCGTCGTACCCGCGTCCCGGCCCGCCACCGTGCCGCTGCCCTGTGCGCTGCGCGTGGAGGGGCGCGTGCTCGAGCGCGGCGTCGCCGCGCCGGGGGCGCGGGTGAGGTTGCGCGCGGGAGACCTGGAAGCCCAGGCCGACAAGGCGGGGCGCTTCGTGCTGGAGGAGGTCGACTGTGGACGCGCCGAGCTGTACGCGGAGAGCGCCACGGGCGTGGGCCAGCGGGTGCTCGAGGCGCTGAGCGAGGACACGTCGGGGCTCGACCTCGAGCTGGAGGCGGCGGGTGGGCTCCTCGTGCGGGTGGTCTCGGCCTCGTCGGGACGGGAGCTTGCGGGCGCGAGCGTCCAGTCTCCCGCCTCACCGGAGGCGCGCTGGCGCGAGGAGGGGGCGGGCCACTTCCGGGCCGTGCCCCTGCTGCCGGGCTCCCACTCCCTCATCGTCCGTGCGCCGGGCCATGGGGCCGTGCAGCGGACCGTCACCGTGGACGCCGGGCCCGAGACGAAGGTCGAGATTGCGCTCCAGTCGGAGAGCGTGCTGGCGGGGCGGGTCCTGGGCCCCGAGGGGCTCGGGCTGGAGGGAGCGCGCATCCAGCTCACGGGGGCCGGACGCAGCGGGGCGGCGGAGCAGCGCACGGGCGCCGATGGGCGTTTCGAGGTACGTGAGCTCACGGGAGACACCTATGCCCTGCGCGTCGAGCGCCCGGGGTACCTCTCCGTGACGCGCGAGCTGAGGCTGCCACGGACCGAGCCGCTGGAGCTGACCCTGTTTCCCGCGGCGGCGCTGGACGTGAAGGTGCAAGGCGCGCGGGGAGCGCCCGTGGAGGCGGCGTCCGTCTCCCTCTCCCTGGTGGGAGAGGGGCGCGGCGAGACGGTGCGGGAGGAGGAAGTGGACGCTCAGGGCCGCGTCCACTTCGGGGGGCTCGTTCCGGGCAGCTACATCGTGCAGGCGCGTGCGCCCGGCCACATCACGTCAGCGCCCCTCCCGGTGGAGGCGTGGACCGAGGACGCCGCGCCCATCACCCTGGTGCTGCGCGAGGGCCTCACGCTGTCCGGCCGCGTCCGCGATGACCGGGGCATGCCGGTGAACGAGGCGGAGGTGGGCGTCCTGGAGGAGGGCACGGCCGTGAGCAGCGCCCGCACGGATGCCGAAGGCCGCTTCACCCTGTCGGGCCTCGTCCCGGGACGCCTCCGGCTGCGCGTGGAGAAGTTCGGCCATCGGACGCGGGACGCGGAGGTGCTGGTGCCCGCGTCGAGCGTGGAGCTGCTGCTCGAGGGCCCCGGGGCAGGGGACTGACTCGAGCAGCACGGGCGGCCTCGCTCGAGGCCCTCCTCAGGGCCGCAGCGCCGAGCGCTTCACGGTCCTGGTGGAGACGGTGACGCCCGCTCCGTTGATGCTCGACCGCCGCTGAGGGTTGTTGATGACCTTGAAGGTGACGGTGGGGTCATCCAGGTTCGTGTTGAACTCCATGATGCCGAAGCTGTACTCGGCCGGATCCGCGCCGACGCCAATGCCAGAAGAGGTGAGCTCCCACACCGTGTAGCCCACGCCGGGCGTGCGCGAGGTGAGCTGGCTCTTGTGGATGTCACCCGTCACGAAGAGCACCCCGCCAATCTTCTTGTCGGCGATGTGATTGAAGAGGGCCTGCCGCTGGTTTCCCCAGCATTCGCTGTTCAGGGTGGAGCCATTCACAATCACCTTGAAGGTCGCGGTCGACGCCGCCAGCGACGACTTCAGCCAGCTGAACTGGTCCGCGCCGTACATCTGCGGCGAGTATCCCGCGGGCATGGACCTGGGGCAGTCGCGTCCCCAGCGGTCATCCATCATGAAGAACTCCACGTCGCTCCAGGTGAACTTGTGGAAGATGCCGCCGCCCGCGAACGGCGGGTGGGGAAAGAGGGCCGCGTACGTGTCGCGGGCCACGTCCTTCTGGGCGAAGGTTCCGTCCTCGTCGTTCGGACCGTAGTCATGGTCATCCCAGACAGCGAACGTCGGGAACGCCCGGAAGACCCTGGCGAACTCCGGCACGTTGCGCTGCTGGAAGTACTTGAACCAGTAGTGCTCCTTGTTCGGGGGCGTCTGCGTCGTGTACATGTTGTCGCCCACGAGCAGCTGGATGTTGGCCTCTCCCGTGTCGAGCTGCTCGTGCATGATGTCGAACGAGGGCTGGCTCGGGTTCTTCTCGCCGTTCATGCAGGACGCGACGCCGACCTTGAAGCGTGCACCGGCATTCGGCTCGGTCTTGAAGCTGACGCCCCCGCGCTCCGCGGCCTGGCCCGCGACGAAGATTCGATAGTCGTACCGGGTGTTGGCCTTCAGTCCGTCCACCGTGCCCTTCCACGAGCGGAAGCCGCCTCCGCTTCCCGCCTCCGTCATGTCCGTCGTGGACACCCAGCAGGTCGCACAGGCGGACGCCTCCCGGGCTCGGAGGACCAG is from Pyxidicoccus xibeiensis and encodes:
- a CDS encoding carboxypeptidase-like regulatory domain-containing protein; the protein is MRYGLVAGGVLLLLLALLGVALSPGGFDGSSASAQARAAGTGSSASALDPMAHGSAVLHGQVQDARGGPVADARVLAFEEGPEETQEGLEQRVASGLLEAPARATATTGPDGAFALRVPEGRYHLLAEVQGRPAALALAVEPGPSEVFLVVADGERLKGRVVDAVGGVARARVTVMSLAPVRPLREVETDETGAFEVEGLPAQARYGVWARAEAHGERVLVVPASRPATVPLPCALRVEGRVLERGVAAPGARVRLRAGDLEAQADKAGRFVLEEVDCGRAELYAESATGVGQRVLEALSEDTSGLDLELEAAGGLLVRVVSASSGRELAGASVQSPASPEARWREEGAGHFRAVPLLPGSHSLIVRAPGHGAVQRTVTVDAGPETKVEIALQSESVLAGRVLGPEGLGLEGARIQLTGAGRSGAAEQRTGADGRFEVRELTGDTYALRVERPGYLSVTRELRLPRTEPLELTLFPAAALDVKVQGARGAPVEAASVSLSLVGEGRGETVREEEVDAQGRVHFGGLVPGSYIVQARAPGHITSAPLPVEAWTEDAAPITLVLREGLTLSGRVRDDRGMPVNEAEVGVLEEGTAVSSARTDAEGRFTLSGLVPGRLRLRVEKFGHRTRDAEVLVPASSVELLLEGPGAGD
- a CDS encoding alkaline phosphatase D family protein; its protein translation is MMKRSVPGMLLGVWVASGLVVPGVAQAHEAPLVRAPMVGRTWTTGASIWAGTSVNFGDAAGEKLVLRAREASACATCWVSTTDMTEAGSGGGFRSWKGTVDGLKANTRYDYRIFVAGQAAERGGVSFKTEPNAGARFKVGVASCMNGEKNPSQPSFDIMHEQLDTGEANIQLLVGDNMYTTQTPPNKEHYWFKYFQQRNVPEFARVFRAFPTFAVWDDHDYGPNDEDGTFAQKDVARDTYAALFPHPPFAGGGIFHKFTWSDVEFFMMDDRWGRDCPRSMPAGYSPQMYGADQFSWLKSSLAASTATFKVIVNGSTLNSECWGNQRQALFNHIADKKIGGVLFVTGDIHKSQLTSRTPGVGYTVWELTSSGIGVGADPAEYSFGIMEFNTNLDDPTVTFKVINNPQRRSSINGAGVTVSTRTVKRSALRP